A stretch of DNA from Maridesulfovibrio sp.:
GCGAAAAGAACCCCGATGCTGTAGCCTACATCATTTACGACCACATGATGGTCCCGGGTATCAATGAGCGTTACTACCGCGCAGCGCAGGACAACCCCGGCATCATGCTGACCAAGGGAACAGTCACTTCCATCAAGGAAGAAGGCGGCTCCATGGTTATCGCAGCCGATGACACCCTGCTTGGCGAAAAGATCGAAATCGCAGCTGATCTGGTTGTAGTGCCCACCGGCATGGTTCCGACCACTGCTCACGATCCGACCATCAACCTTGTATACAGACAGGGTCCCGCTTTCCCCGATCTTCAGCAGTTCGACGGATACGCAGACTCAAACTATATCTGCTTCCCCTACGAAACACGCCGTACCGGTATCTATGCCGCCGGTTGTGTTCGTCAGCCCATGTCCATGGGACTGGCCCGCGAGGATGCAGCAGGTGCCGTTCTCAAAGCTATTCAGTGCATCAACTCCGCCAACCACGGTGTTGCTGTTCACCCCCGCTCCGGAGACTCCACCTACCCCGTATTCAACTTCATGCGCTGCACACAGTGTAAGCGTTGCACCGAGGAATGTCCTTTCGGCGCACTTGATGATGATGAAAAAGGAACACCGAAACCGAATCCGTCACGCTGCCGCCGTTGCGGTACCTGCATGGGTGCCTGCCCCGAGCGTGTAATCGGCTTCGACAACTACAACATCGACATGATCGGTTCCATGATCAAACAGGTCAAAGTACCTGATGACATGGCAGTAGGCGGACCCCGCTTCATCGTGCTGGCCTGTGAAAACGATGCCTACCCGGCTCTCGACATGGCAGCCATGCGCGGAAAAGGCTGGTCTCCCTATGTTCGTGTAATCCCTGTTCGCTGCCTCGGCTCCGTGAACACCATCTGGATTGCAGATGCAATGTCCAAGGGTGTTGACGGCGTTCTTCTGCTCGGCTGCAAATACGGTGAAGACTATCAGTGCCACTTCATGAAGGGTTCTGAACTGTGTAACCGCCGTATGGAAAACGTGGCAGAATCTTTGAACAGACTCGGTGTTGAACCTGAGCGTGTTGTTCAGGCTGAACTGGCCATTGACGAATACGACAAGGTTCCCGGCATGATCGATGACTTTGTCAAAGCCATGGTAAAGATCGGTCCCAACCCGTTCAAGGGCTACTAGGAGGTATACGCGATATGCAGAAAGATATTCGCATTAAACCGGATCTGCAGTTCATCAAAGAACTTCAGGAAGTCGGTGGCGAAGGCCTCAAAAAATGCTACCAGTGCGCAACCTGCTCTGTAGCCTGTCCCCTGTCGCCTGCTGCCAACCCCTATCCGCGTAAGGAAATGGTCTGGGCTCAGTGGGGCCTTAAGGATAAACTTGTAAATGACATTGATATATGGCTGTGCCACAACTGCGGAACCTGTTCCGACCTGTGCCCCCGCGGCGCTCGTCCGGCCGACCTTCTCGCAGCTCTGCGCAACATGGCCTATCAGAAGATAGCAACCCCATCCATTATCGGTAAATGGATGAGCTCCCCCAAGCACCTGCCCAAACTGATTGCCATTCCTGCTGCAATCTATCTGGTGATCTGGTTCATTATGGCCGGAGTTCGCGGTTCTTTCTTCCCCCTGAAAGACGGTGAAATTGTTTACGGATACCTTTTCCCCGGCGATTTCACCATTGACCCGATCTTCATGATTGCCTTCGGTTTCATGGTTTGGACCTTCTATAAAGGAGTGAAAAGCCTCATTGAATCCTTCAAGGACCAGCCTAAGGTCTTTGCTGTAGGTGACAAATCTGAAAAGCCCAGCATGCTTGAGTGTTTCATAGACGTTTGTAAAAACGAACTGCTGACTCACGCCAAGTGGAAAGAATGCGGCGACAGCGACGAAGCAGACGAGCAGAAATTCAACGGACACCGTTTGATCATGCTCGCTTTCATCTGCCTGATGGTTGTTACCGGTGTGGTTGCTGTTACTCACTGGGGCGGAAAGATTGTTCATTTCATTGCGCCTCTGGGACACACTCCCATGCCGCTGTGGTCTCCGGTCAAGATTCTGGCCAACGTAGGTGCAGTACTTCTGGTATATTCCCTGGTACTGCTCACCAAACGTCGCCTGAACCAGGACCAGGAAGTACACGGTTCAAGCTACTATGACTGGTATCTGCTCGGCCTGATCTGGACGATTGCCGTAACCGGTGTAATGAGTGAACTCCTGCGTCTCCTCGGCGTAGCTGTTCTCGCATACCCCATGTACTACGTGCACCTGATCGCCGTATTCATGATGTTTGTCTATCTGCCGTGGTCCAAACTCGGACACCTTGTCTACAGGACCGCAGCATTAACTTATGCAAGATACATTGGCCGTCTCCCCATGCCGGTCCGTGAAGAAAAGACTTTTACTCTGTAATAGAGCAAGGAGGAACAAATCATGTCTGAAGCACGTAAAACTTTCCCCATGAGCACCTTCGTTTCTTACATCAAAGGTGGCGAAAGCAACAACTCTGTTCAGGAACTTCTGGCCTACATGACCCAGAAAGATATCGACGCTGAATTCGAACCCTTTGCAGCCGCTATGGCCAAAGCATGGATCTACGAACAGCATCCTGAACTTGCTAAAATGAAAGCCGGACAGGTTGCCGGACTCGGCGACAACATTTCCGTTGGCGCACTGCCCGGTGATGTAATGGTACAGGTTGACGCCATTTTCGCTAAACTGGCCGACTACCGTTCCACTGTCTGCGACCAGGCAGCTAAAATTCAGGACCTCGAAACCAAACTCGCTGCAGCTGAAGGCAAACTCGGTGAAACCGAAAAAGCCATGGCTGAATACAAAGGCAAATGTGAAGCTTTCGAAGCTTCCGGCAAGGACGAAGGCGACAAGGTTATCGTCACTTCACAGGCTAAAGTTGAAGAGTACATCGGCAAGGTTGATGAACTCCTCAAGATGATAGAAGACGTTAAAAAGAACGGTGTTGTAACCGTTGCTGCCGGCGCAGCTCCTGCAGCTCCCGCAGCAGACGCCGGTTCCGCCGGTGCTCCTGCAACCGGTGGCGCTCCTGCTGAAGACTTCGGCTTCGGCAGCGACCCCTTTGCAGACGACGCATGGTAGGCCGATAGCGCATACCGTCTTCTGACGAAGATTACAAAAGCCCCGGATCAGAAATGATCCGGGGCTTTTTCTGTTCTGCAGGAATGAAATACAAATCTGCGCAAAATAACATTATCTGCGACTATGTTTAAGCAGCCGAATACACTGTATAGGTGCGTTGCAGAATCAACAAATGGATTTATTGTCGGTTTTGTATTTGCTTTTTTTGCGTACAAAAAGAGCGCACTTTGTACAGCAGTAAACTTAACATTTTTCATTAAAGAAAATATCGATGCCAAAACCGTGAAAAGCTTATATTTACACATTAAAAAAATGATCTTGATTGTACAAGCAACTGCATTTTATTTTTTTAGCCAATATTGAAAAAAATGCGAAACTAAAGAACAAAAATGTAAGCAAAAAAAGACTTTTATTTAACGTAAATGTCTGTATGATCCTATCTGATCTTTAATAAAATTATATAAATATTATAAAATATCAATGAAACACAGAATATAGTTAAGTTATGCAACTTGTGTTTTTCATTAACAGTCGCCTTGTATTTAATAAGCAGCACATTAGCGATTGACTCTGTAATCAAAAGGCTTTTGCCTGTGTCTGTTAACCATTGCTGCTACGAATAATTATTCTTCAAATCAGGACTGCAAGAAATATAAATCTCTCACAATCTTGATTTTAAGAACATACAAGTGTATAGGTATGTCCAATATGGCAGAACTTCATTTACACGACGTGAGTGTTCGCTTTGGCGGACTGCAGGCTTTGACAGAGGTCAATTTCTCTCTGAAGCAGGGAGAGATAATGGGGCTGATCGGTCCCAATGGAGCAGGCAAGACAACGGTCTTCAATGTTATCACCGGAGTGTATTCGGCATCCGGAGGTTTTGTTGAGTACAACGGTGAAAAAATGACCGGGCTGAAACCATACCAGGTGCTTCATAAGGGAATTGCCCGCACCTTTCAGAACATACGCCTGTTCCAGAACATGACAGCCCTCGAAAATGTCATGGTCGCGCAGCATTCCCGTACTTCCTGCGGGGTATTCGGAGCCATCTTCCGCACCCCGGCTCAGAAAAAAGAGGAAGAACGGATAAAACACAAGGCAATGGAAGAACTGCGATTTGCAGAACTGGACAGCTATGCAGATGAAATTGCTTCCAGCCTACCATACGGACATCAGCGCAGACTCGAAATTGCAAGAGCGCTGGCATCAGAACCTACCACCATCCTACTTGATGAACCAGCTGCAGGCCTGAACCCTGCAGAAAGCTCGGAACTGATGGAAACAATCAGGAAAATTTCCGACCGGGACATAAACGTGCTTATGGTTGAACATGACATGAAAGTTGTCATGGGTATCTGCCAGCGGCTTGTGGTGCTGGATCACGGTGTAATGATTGCAAAGGGTAACCCTGAAGAAATTCAGAATAATCCTGCTGTAATTGAGGCATATCTGGGTAACTAACATTATTTACTTTAGGGAGGCTCATTTTATGAAACGTTTGATCATGACAGTCCTGCTGGCCGCAGCGATTCTTACGCTGGCCGCAGGTATGGCTTCTGCCAAAACCCTCAAGGTCGGCACAATGGGACCCCTTACCGGTCCATACGCAGCTGACGGGAACGATATCAAAAACGGCGTCTTCACCGCTGTGGAAGTAATCAACAGTCAGGGCGGAATCCCCGGCTTCGACTCCATAGAAGTACTCCCGCAGGATACAGCCTGCGAACCCCGCCAGGCCGTTGCCACCGCCAACAAACTTATCAACGAAAATGCCGTTGGCGTAATCGGCTCATACTGCTCCAGTGCAACACTGCCCGCCTCTGAAGTGCTTGACGAAGAATCAATCGTCATGATCACCCCGGCATCCACCAATGAGAAAGTAACCTCCCGCGGTCTGCCCTACATGTTCCGCATGTGCGGACGTGACGATGACCAGGGTTCTATCGCTCTGCAGTTCATGCAGCAACAACTCGGCGCAAAATCAGTCTACATCGTAGATGACAAGACCGCTTATTCACAGGGTCTGGCTGACGGCGTTGAAAAGATGTGCAAGGCAGCCGGAATCAAGGTTCTCGGTCACGAGCACGTCAACCAGGGAGACAAAGACTTTTCCGCAATCCTGACCAAGGTCAAGGACAGCAATCCGGACGTATTCTACATGTCCATGCAGAACTCCGCCACCGGCGCACTTATGCTGATTCAGGCCAAACGTATGGGCATCAAGGCTGTCCGCCTTGCCCAGGATGCAGTTTACCATCCCCAGTTGATCGACATCGCCAAAGACGCAGCTGAAAATGTTTACCTGACCTTCGGCTTTATTGACGACAATGCACCGGCATACAAGGAATTCTACGCCAGCTACCAGCCCAAGTTCGGTGAGCCCGGCGCATATTCCGGCTATGCGTACGACAGCGCCATGGCTTATTTCAAGGCAGTAAAAGCCGCCGGGTCCTCCGACCCGGACAAAGTAAAAGCAGAACTCATGAAGCTCGACTACGACGGTGCTACCAAGCACGTGAAATTCAAACCCAACGGAGACTCCGGATCGAACTACATCATCCGTAAGGTCCAGGGCGGCAAGTTCATCAACTACTGGAACCCCGCAACAGGACAGCTCTACTAGAAGACCAAGCAAAGCCGGCCCCGGCCGTAACCGGCCGGGGCCTTCACGCACAGCCCCTGGACTTACATGGAATATTTTCTTCAACAACTCATCAACGGTATCACCCTGGGCAGCGTATATGCGCTGATAGCACTCGGGTATACCATGGTGTACGGCATCATCCAGCTGATCAACTTCGCGCATGGAGAATTTTTCGCCGCCGGCGGCTATGTCGGTGTTATCTTCATGAGCTACCTGCTTTCGCAGGGAGCACCTGCATGGGTATGTCTTTCCGGTTCTCTTATTCTGGCCATGGCCTACTGCGCAATGCTGGCCATGGCTGTGGAAAAAGTGGCTTACAAGCCCCTGCGCAGTTCATCGAGACTTTCGGTACTGCTTTCCGCCCTCGGCATGTCCATTTTTCTCCAAAACGGGCTGATGCTCACTCAGGGCGTCTACGACAAAGCCTACCCGACGGAAATCACCCAGGGCGGATTTGAATTCGGCTCGGTCATGTTTTCCTACATGCAGCTTTTCATTGTCTCTCTTACAGCCTTCCTGCTGGTCGCACTCAATTTTCTTGTTTTCAAGACCAGGATAGGCAAAGCCATGCGCTCCACGGCTCAGGACAAAATTATGTCCGCACTTGTGGGCATAAACGCCAGTACGATCATCAGTCTCACTTTCGCCATCGGCGCCGGTCTGGCTGCCGCAGCTGGAATCATGGTCGGTCTGTATTACGGTTCTGTCCGTTATGATATGGGCTTTGTTCCAGGAATCAAGGCATTTGCCGCAGCTGTTCTGGGAGGAATAGGAAACATAACCGGTGCCATGATCGGCGGATTCATAATCGGCATGGTGGAAATATTCGCGGCCGGCTATATTTCAGGAGAATACAAAGACGTTTTCGCGTTCCTCATACTCATAGGGGTGCTTTACTTCAGACCGTCTGGAATCATGGGAGAGAACATTGACGACACCAGAGTTTAAGAAACACTGGACTTCTTTGGGCGTCGGGATGATCTGGCTGTTCGTCCTGCTCTGGCCCCTGATCGGGATCAAGCCTGAAGGACTGGAAATCGCCACCACCTTTTCCCTGTGGTGGAAGATAGCGCTCGCCTGTTCATCCATTCTGGTCATTTATCAGTTGAACAGCACCGGTGCATTCAAATTTTTTACCAAACCGGCCGGAAAAGCCGCCGACAAACTGGGCAAGACCGCAACCGCCCTGCCCGGAACAATCTGGATAGTCGCAGTATTGGCCTTTGCCATCGCATATCCGCACCTTTTCGGGCGCTATGCGCAGGACGTCGCCATCAACTGCATGATCTACATATGCCTGGGCCTCGGCCTTAACGTAGTTGTAGGTCTCGCCGGCATGCTGGACCTCGGATATATCGCGTTCTATGGGCTCGGCGCCTATACGTACGCCCTTCTTTCGGTCCATTACGGTCTGGCTTTCTGGCTGTGCCTGCCGCTTAGTGCCGCTGTGGCCGGAATCGGAGCCTGCATTATCGGATACTGCTCGATGAGAATGCGCGGTGACTACCTTGCAATTGTCACGCTGGGCTTTGCAGAAATAGTCCGCATGGTATTCAACAACTGGATGAGCCTGACCAACGGTCCAAACGGAATAACCGGAATCAAAGCTCCCGGAATATATTGGCCTGATTTTGCCAACGGCTTTTCACTGGAACACCTCTGGCTCAAAAAGCTTTCCCTTGTCTACTACGTAATTCTGGTACTTGTGGTCTTCACGGTAATCGCCGTGTACAGGCTCAATTACTCCAGAATAGGAAGGGCATGGGAAGCCATCCGCGAAGACGAGACGGCCGCGGAAGTCATGGGCATCCCCACTTTTTACATGAAGCTGCTCGGCTATTGCACAGGAGCATGCTTCGGAGGTATGGCCGGGGCTTTCTATGCAGCGCGGATGCGTTTTGTCAGTCCGGAATCATTTACTTTCCTTGAATCGGCAATGGTCCTTTCCATGGTTGTTCTCGGTGGCATGGGCTCCATTCCGGGTGTAATTCTCGGAGCGCTGGC
This window harbors:
- a CDS encoding FAD-dependent oxidoreductase encodes the protein MPEKIGVYFDQASVSPYLNAEEMAEVVGRVHASVCPVIKVHPRLNSEEGRKLIQEDIDAGSVDAVCICGTSPRVDWDIFDFDGVVVERVNLREQCIKVFRNPDGTMPDPDGEVPELLKIMANEYVNMGITRLTKTNAQESQAFDANKVVMVLGGGFTGLTAALYAAKTNHDVILVEKEATLGGKAAGMYKTFPLSYPYLEAHETGIDALISEVQSNSRIKVMTSAQLKALEGAPGQYTAKIKTASGVEEMPVGACVLATGWVPQDTKYVEPMGYGSSKVVTAAEFEKMVKEGKMNASSVAFVLDTRLSEAEFSAKEAAAGETEEEAEAAAETEEEEETFVYEDMESWKHLPYSSELNSLVSLKQANYVREKNPDAVAYIIYDHMMVPGINERYYRAAQDNPGIMLTKGTVTSIKEEGGSMVIAADDTLLGEKIEIAADLVVVPTGMVPTTAHDPTINLVYRQGPAFPDLQQFDGYADSNYICFPYETRRTGIYAAGCVRQPMSMGLAREDAAGAVLKAIQCINSANHGVAVHPRSGDSTYPVFNFMRCTQCKRCTEECPFGALDDDEKGTPKPNPSRCRRCGTCMGACPERVIGFDNYNIDMIGSMIKQVKVPDDMAVGGPRFIVLACENDAYPALDMAAMRGKGWSPYVRVIPVRCLGSVNTIWIADAMSKGVDGVLLLGCKYGEDYQCHFMKGSELCNRRMENVAESLNRLGVEPERVVQAELAIDEYDKVPGMIDDFVKAMVKIGPNPFKGY
- the qmoC gene encoding quinone-interacting membrane-bound oxidoreductase complex subunit QmoC, with amino-acid sequence MQKDIRIKPDLQFIKELQEVGGEGLKKCYQCATCSVACPLSPAANPYPRKEMVWAQWGLKDKLVNDIDIWLCHNCGTCSDLCPRGARPADLLAALRNMAYQKIATPSIIGKWMSSPKHLPKLIAIPAAIYLVIWFIMAGVRGSFFPLKDGEIVYGYLFPGDFTIDPIFMIAFGFMVWTFYKGVKSLIESFKDQPKVFAVGDKSEKPSMLECFIDVCKNELLTHAKWKECGDSDEADEQKFNGHRLIMLAFICLMVVTGVVAVTHWGGKIVHFIAPLGHTPMPLWSPVKILANVGAVLLVYSLVLLTKRRLNQDQEVHGSSYYDWYLLGLIWTIAVTGVMSELLRLLGVAVLAYPMYYVHLIAVFMMFVYLPWSKLGHLVYRTAALTYARYIGRLPMPVREEKTFTL
- a CDS encoding ABC transporter ATP-binding protein; amino-acid sequence: MAELHLHDVSVRFGGLQALTEVNFSLKQGEIMGLIGPNGAGKTTVFNVITGVYSASGGFVEYNGEKMTGLKPYQVLHKGIARTFQNIRLFQNMTALENVMVAQHSRTSCGVFGAIFRTPAQKKEEERIKHKAMEELRFAELDSYADEIASSLPYGHQRRLEIARALASEPTTILLDEPAAGLNPAESSELMETIRKISDRDINVLMVEHDMKVVMGICQRLVVLDHGVMIAKGNPEEIQNNPAVIEAYLGN
- a CDS encoding branched-chain amino acid ABC transporter substrate-binding protein, which encodes MKRLIMTVLLAAAILTLAAGMASAKTLKVGTMGPLTGPYAADGNDIKNGVFTAVEVINSQGGIPGFDSIEVLPQDTACEPRQAVATANKLINENAVGVIGSYCSSATLPASEVLDEESIVMITPASTNEKVTSRGLPYMFRMCGRDDDQGSIALQFMQQQLGAKSVYIVDDKTAYSQGLADGVEKMCKAAGIKVLGHEHVNQGDKDFSAILTKVKDSNPDVFYMSMQNSATGALMLIQAKRMGIKAVRLAQDAVYHPQLIDIAKDAAENVYLTFGFIDDNAPAYKEFYASYQPKFGEPGAYSGYAYDSAMAYFKAVKAAGSSDPDKVKAELMKLDYDGATKHVKFKPNGDSGSNYIIRKVQGGKFINYWNPATGQLY
- a CDS encoding branched-chain amino acid ABC transporter permease, translating into MEYFLQQLINGITLGSVYALIALGYTMVYGIIQLINFAHGEFFAAGGYVGVIFMSYLLSQGAPAWVCLSGSLILAMAYCAMLAMAVEKVAYKPLRSSSRLSVLLSALGMSIFLQNGLMLTQGVYDKAYPTEITQGGFEFGSVMFSYMQLFIVSLTAFLLVALNFLVFKTRIGKAMRSTAQDKIMSALVGINASTIISLTFAIGAGLAAAAGIMVGLYYGSVRYDMGFVPGIKAFAAAVLGGIGNITGAMIGGFIIGMVEIFAAGYISGEYKDVFAFLILIGVLYFRPSGIMGENIDDTRV
- the livM gene encoding high-affinity branched-chain amino acid ABC transporter permease LivM; translation: MIWLFVLLWPLIGIKPEGLEIATTFSLWWKIALACSSILVIYQLNSTGAFKFFTKPAGKAADKLGKTATALPGTIWIVAVLAFAIAYPHLFGRYAQDVAINCMIYICLGLGLNVVVGLAGMLDLGYIAFYGLGAYTYALLSVHYGLAFWLCLPLSAAVAGIGACIIGYCSMRMRGDYLAIVTLGFAEIVRMVFNNWMSLTNGPNGITGIKAPGIYWPDFANGFSLEHLWLKKLSLVYYVILVLVVFTVIAVYRLNYSRIGRAWEAIREDETAAEVMGIPTFYMKLLGYCTGACFGGMAGAFYAARMRFVSPESFTFLESAMVLSMVVLGGMGSIPGVILGALALIALPEIFRDFELYRMLVFGGVMTLMMLFRPQGLLPPKRKMKADKED